TCAGAAAAGAAGACGCTGCGTAATTCTGAGCCCTCTGGAAGAGCAACCACGTCCTCATTTTGACATACTTCATCCCTCTTGACATTCTCAATAGAGTATGTGAGGGTCGCTGTGAGTCCATCGCTCCCCAGGGGTCCGTTGCCAATCGTCATCACATAATCGCGCCATGCAGCGCACGTTACAGCTGGGCTTTTCTGTCTGTACACCTTATACGGTGTCCCGAACAGGGTATACACACGAACGTAGTCCTTGGTTGTCACAGCTACAATATATGAATCACTTAGCGCCAGCGCTATATCTCCGTCAGCCGCCAGTCTTTGAATGAGTCGGGCTCACAGTGCCTACCTCTGATCAACTCTCCTTGAGGTAACTGTGTTCGCCAATCCGCACGCGTTGTCCAGGTCTCATGAGGGCGGTAGAATATAGTAGCGGGACTGCCATCGGTCGGGTTATTCGAAAACAAAGTTCCGTTCTCGTCTAGGAATCGTTAGCATGCATCTACACAGCTGGATAATGTTCCATACTGAGACATGCGCGGTCATAGAGATAGGGGTCGGTGAAGTGAAAGTCACGGTGTAGTTCTCGGTCATAGAATTCCACGGTCACCGTATTATGAGTCTCCTGATCAACTGTCCACACACAGCCGGTCAGGTTCAAACCTAGCTCAGTCAGTGCATTGTTACTCGGCTGATGCTCAAAGTCAAGATATACAGAGATACCGTCGATTTCCTCTCCAAGGTGTGCTCCCTGGCTGAAGAGGAGGGTGGACCTTGGGCTTTGTATAGCTGGTCAACAATCGTTTCTCAGCAGGGCCGGCAATATCATCGAGATGTCCATTTGTTCGTTTGCCGTAGAGGTTGACGCCCTCTGCATAACCAgccccatcatcatcctcgacaaAGTCATCCATGCCCTGATCAGAaccaagaagatcatcgagagAATCGGGcgttcctcctcttccaggcCGCTCTATTGACTGTTTTGGTCTGTTCGTCAATGATCGACCCGCATTTCCAGACACCTCCGCCAACACGCCAGGAAAGATAGGCGCGGCCTGGAGAGGCTTCTGGatatgatgctgatgttCCTTTGGCACAAACCCATCGTAGATGAAAAGCTCACCATCCGATGTTGTAAACGAGAGTGAATTATTGGTAGGATGCCAAGCAAGATTGATAACGTTGGCGAAGTCGTAACGGTGCAGCACTTGCTGCGTTTTGGTTTCCCAGATTAAAATCTTGCCGTCGGCACCAGCTGTGGCAAGAAGAGCCCCATTTGGTGACCAGCTGACCGATGTAATATCTCCGTTGTGACCACCCGAGAAgaccttttccttcttccattcAGATACAGTATAGATTCCGATGTCTCTGGTCACTTCGGCAGCTGCAAATGCTGTGCCATCAGGGTGCCAGGCGATCTTTGCCGTTGCCTCGTCCTCCGCTTCAAGTCGTCGGATGACGCCGTCCAACTTCCGTACTAATTCTGGCTCCTCCAAGAAAGTCGAATAAATGTAGAGAAGACCGTCAGTACACGAGACGGCTATGTATCGTCCGTTTGGATCGAAGGAAACGTGCTTCGTGCCTTTGGCTTGCTCTCGGAGGTACTTGACTTTCGTCATGTCTTCGATGTTGACGATCTTGACTGTGAGCTCACTGGATGCTGTCAGCTTTCGCACGAAGAGGGCCTTCCTGTACGATTAAACTGACTCGCTCGCAACCGCCACCCACTCCCCGTCCTTGGAAATGGCTAGATCTCGGACGGGCAGCGCGCAACGTACTAGCAGCTGTTCCATTTTCCCTGATCCTATCCCATACTTCCAGACCGTGCCATCTTCTGCTCCCATAATAAACGAGTCATTCTGCGAAACGCGTTAGTCTAGCAACCCTTCGACGAGATAGCCGACGTACTGTAGCAACGACGCCCAAGTTGCCATCAACGCCATCGTCGATCGTCTTTGGTTCGCCGTCGTCGCTGACTGTATAGACTCGGATCGCCGAGTTGGAACCTCCAGTGACAATCCGGCGACCGTCCGGTGTGTACGTCAACACAGTTGTTCCGGGCGTATCTGAAGCAATGAAAACACTGTTACCACCTCCCAGTATTATTTCAAGGGCTTCACTTACGGGCCGGCCTGCCTCTGGGGCGGAGCGCTTCTGTCGCCATGATAGATACCGATCAGTAAATGCCGGTAAGGGTCAGCGCTGGAAGCACAATCATAACACTGAGCTATACATCT
The DNA window shown above is from Aspergillus fumigatus Af293 chromosome 1, whole genome shotgun sequence and carries:
- a CDS encoding WD40 repeat domain-containing protein, translating into MATEALRPRGRPAHTPGTTVLTYTPDGRRIVTGGSNSAIRVYTVSDDGEPKTIDDGVDGNLGVVATNDSFIMGAEDGTVWKYGIGSGKMEQLLVRCALPVRDLAISKDGEWVAVASDELTVKIVNIEDMTKVKYLREQAKGTKHVSFDPNGRYIAVSCTDGLLYIYSTFLEEPELVRKLDGVIRRLEAEDEATAKIAWHPDGTAFAAAEVTRDIGIYTVSEWKKEKVFSGGHNGDITSVSWSPNGALLATAGADGKILIWETKTQQVLHRYDFANVINLAWHPTNNSLSFTTSDGELFIYDGFVPKEHQHHIQKPLQAAPIFPGVLAEVSGNAGRSLTNRPKQSIERPGRGGTPDSLDDLLGSDQGMDDFVEDDDGAGYAEGVNLYGKRTNGHLDDIAGPAEKRLLTSYTKPKVHPPLQPGSTPWRGNRRYLCLNLTGCVWTVDQETHNTVTVEFYDRELHRDFHFTDPYLYDRACLNENGTLFSNNPTDGSPATIFYRPHETWTTRADWRTQLPQGELIRALALSDSYIVAVTTKDYVRVYTLFGTPYKVYRQKSPAVTCAAWRDYVMTIGNGPLGSDGLTATLTYSIENVKRDEVCQNEDVVALPEGSELRSVFFSDTGDPCIYDSEGVLLILQHWRTHGQARWVPLLDTKQLDRLAGGRKEETYWPVAVAQEKFHCIILKGGDRYPYFPRPLLSEFDFRIPISDRPQKASDDEGDESRNDASARFEESFVRGNVLLSLFQDLLSSTNATPSQRVELARKEIELDKILLQMLAVECREGEERGMKALELVRMMKDRNGKMIEAAAKIAERYGRGVLEDKIRDLAERRYMETGDDDELAA